The genomic window TTTTACTAAAAATACTTGAACCATCTATAACTGCCAATTCTGCTATTTTATCTATTAGATTCTCATCCTTCAGATAATCTTTTAGCCTAAACGATACGCCACTTAACTGAGACACTTTCTCTAAAAAACTATCAATCATATCTATAAAACCCTGATTTGTATAACCTTTTTGTGTATAAACAGAAAGTTGTTCTAACTCACTTTTTATAGAATTTTCCATATATCTTAACGACTCAACAAGATAAACACCCACGGCAATACCATGGGGAATATGTAAAACAGAACCTGTAGCATGCGCAAGGCTATGATTGATTCCAACCATGGCATTTGAAAATGCAATACCAGCCAGTGTTGAGGCTAAGGCCATATTAAATCTATGGGTTTTATCCTGTTTTTGTATCGAATCTATTAGGTTGTCAAGTATCAATGAAATCGATGTAGTTGCAAATACCCTGCTTATCGGGTTTGTTGCAATCGAAATATATGCCTCTATTGCATGACTTAAAGCATCTATACCGCTTGAAGCTGTGAGTTTTTTGGGCATTGTCATTGTCATGACTGGATCAATAATAGCAGCATCGGGTAGAATTTTTTCATCTGCAAGTGCAACCTTTCTATTTTGCTTTTCATCAAAAATAACCGCCACAGTGGTAACTTCTGAACCTGTGCCAGCTGTTGTGGGTATAACAATAAAAGGTAGTGTATCATGCTCCAGATTATTGGCACCGGCCAGATCGTCAAGTTCGTTTTTATTCGATGAAATAAGCATATTCAATGCTTTTGCAGAATCTATGACAGAACCACCGCCGACTGCAATAATTCCATCACAATTTTTACTTTGAAACAATTCTTTAGCTTTTTTAATCGATGTCGTTGACGTTTCAGGCGGTATGTCATCAAAAACAGTTAAATTTGTTATGCCACCTTCTTTTAAAGCTTTAAACACGAATTTCAATAAATTACTCTTTTTTACACCATCATCGCTTACGATAATAGGATTGATAACATTAAGTGCTTTTAGTTGCACAGGAAGAGAAAAAATCGCGTTATCTCCGGCTATTATTTTTACTGGACTAAAGAATTCAAACAGCATTTTTACCACCTTCTTGATTTTTTTAAGCCTACACTGTAGTTTTTTAGCATTAATTTAATCTCTTCAGTTGTTTTACTTTCAGGGTTTTTCTCCAGGTATCTTGTGATAAATGATGGGAAAATGATGTGGTTTAGCCGCTTAATTGCCCTCAAAATAATCAGGGCATAAGATATATCACCTTTAAGCTTTACCATATTTTTAGCAAATGCATCATCTAAAGAAATGCCACCTGTAAACAACAAAGACGCCCAGCATAATGTTTTTATTGTTATTGTTAAATCGTTGTATGGATTTTTTGTGTTTAAAATTCCATTGAACTTTACAAAATCAATGCATCCATAATTTTCAATGCATATGGAAAACTTAAAACCATTGGGAAGAGAGGCGAGTATACCGTTCATCTTTGTATCTTCAAAAGACAGATAAGAAAAGCTTCGCCTGAAGATAAATATCAGGGGTTTCAATAACAAAATTTTATCCGTGTAATAGCAATCTATTCTCATAATTGCAGTACCACCTCAAATGCATCTCTTATAGCATTTTCTATTTTTCCCGGTTTTTTGGCATCTCCAATAACAAAAACTTTAGATGGGAATTCCTTTTTAAGTTCCTCTGCTATTGAATTTTCCTGCTTATAACCTGTGGCGATTATAACAGCATCCGCCTCAATAAATAACTCCCTGCTGTCAGCTGTTTTTACTACAACACCGTTTTCTTTTATTGATTTAGCTGTTGTGTTAACCATAAATTCTACGCCGGCCCTTTTTAGTCTTAAAAGTTCAGCCCAGCGTGTAGATTTGCCAATATCCTTTCCTATATCATCCAGCATCTCTATTACAGTTATCTTTTTGATTGGTTGGGTAGCAAGATTTATTACTTTTTGACACTCCTCAGCATTCCATTCCAGTAAAAATTTTGCCTGTTCGCCATCCAATGTTGAATTGTCAATTATGTAGTTTGCTACATCCACACCAACAGCACCACCGCCGATTATCACAACTTTTTCACCTATAACAGCTTCTCCTCTTAATACATCTTCAGCATTTTTAACATTTACTGAATTAATACCATCGATATCAGGGATAAAGGGTTTCGAGCCAGTTGCCACAATAAAATAATCAAAACCCGATTTTTTTAGTTCTTCAATGGTGGGTTTACTATTTAGCTTAATAGATACATTTAAATTATCCAGAAGGGTTTTATAATATTCTATAATCTTTTTAAAATCCTTTTTTGCATGTGGAGCTGCAACAATATCCATCTTGCCGCCGATCTTACTGCCTTTTTCGTATATGGTAACCCTGTGATTTTTTTGAGCAAGATATACAGCAGCTGTTAAGCCAGCTATACCCCCGCCTATTACGGCAATATTTAGCTGTTTATCTGAAATCTTTAAACTATCTTCAGATAATTTTTCTTCTTTTCCTGCAAATGGATTAACGACGCATTGGGATGGTTTTCCCTGAAGAATTCTATCAAAACACATCTGATTACACGACAGACATGGTCTTATAAACCCTGTTTTGCCTTCCCTTGCCTTTAGGGGCAGGTATGGATCTGCAATTAATGGTCTTGCAAAGTTAACCATATCTCCCCATCCATACCTGAGTAGTTGTTCTGCTATTTGAGGGGTTGATATCCTGTTTGATATAATCGTTGGCTTACCTGTGGCTTTTTTTATACCGTATGCAAGATATTTAAAGGTTGCATGCGGTTGATGAGAGGTTATCTGAGGCACCCTTGTTTCATGCCAGCCTCCAGTTACATTGAATAAATCTATACCTGCCTTTGAAAACGCCTTTGCAACCTCCTTAATGGTATCAGAGTCATTTGAGTTTTCCATGAAATCACTACCACCAAGACGAATGGAGAGAATTTTATCTATACCAATAACGTTTCTTACTTTTTCTATAACTTCAAGACCAAATCTCATCCTATTTTGAAGGTTTCCACCATACATATCATCCCTTTTGTTTGTCAAAGGTGATAAAAATTGTGATATGAGATAACCTGCTGATGCTAAAATTTCAACACCATCGAAACCAGCCTCAATGGCTCTTTTGGCAGCATTGGCAAAGTCATCCTCTATTGCCTGGATTTCTTCTATTGTCAACTGTTTGGGCTGGGCTTTTGTTAATCTTGAAGGTATAGGTGAGGGAGCTACCGGTTGTTGGGAAATAAGAAACGGATGTGCATATCTGCCTGCATGGTAAAGTTGGGCAATTAGCACTGTGGGACCCTGTTGTTTCAGTGTTTCTACAAAGTTCTTTAAACCCGGTATATATTTATCATCATCCAGACCCACAAGCATCGGACCGCCGGCTGTTGCATTTATAGAACATCCCCCAATTACAATTAATCCAACACCACCTTTAACTCTTTCTCTATAAAATGCTGTAAATTGCTCTGTTATGTAACCATTTGGAGTATAATTTAAATGCATGGGTGGCATTGCAATCCTGTTTGGTATTACTGTACTATTTACAGTAATAGGTGAAAATAATAGCTTAAAATCCATCTTATCCTCCCTCTTTTTACTATATTAATGCTTGTAAATATAAATTTTTTACGTTATCAAAAATACCTAAATGTATCAGTTGCTTTTTAAGTAGCTCTGGGTTTTCTAAAAAATCTTTAAAAAAGGCAATTTCACCGGCTTTAATAAACTTTTTGAAAGGATTATTGTCTTTAACAATTTTCATTACGGTTTCATAGACAGTACAATTGTTCAAGCATTGTTTAATGGATATTATTCTGCTAAACATCTTTGAAACATAGAATAAAACTATCTCTTCAACTGAACTAACTTCTCTATGGCCAGGGAGTATTTTGTATTTTTTTATTTTTTTTAGTTTATTCAGAGTATCACAGTAGGATTCGTAACTTCTGAATCTTGCGCCACTTTCCATCTTAACATCGATAAGTGGGGTTTGAAAAATACCTTTTAGTAATATATCACCAGTTATTGCGTATTTGTTTGTTAAATAAACAATATCATCAGATGAATGTCCACCGCAATGTATATAATCTATGCCCAATGTTCTTATTTCTGTTGCAATGTCTTCCAATGGAGAAGGATTTTTAGGGAAGTTGACAAGAAAGCTTTTGACTATACTTTCAACCTCTGTTAGATCTTTTGAAGGAAAACCTAATGATCTAAAAATTTCTTTTGTTAATTTTATTCTTTTTTCTCCCTGAGTGTGTTTTAATATATCATTTTTTGATATTACAATTTTGGTTTTTGAGTGTTCCTCTATAAATGCTGCAGCGCCATAATGATCCGCATGACAGTGAGTTATAAGCAGATATTTTAGATCTTTTAAATTTATGTGTGACTTTAAAAAGTTAAAACAGGAGGGTGTGGGAGGACCTGTGTCAAATAGAACAAGCCCCCCCACACTGTGGAGGGTATAGATGTGGACAGCACCTACAGGATAGGGTGTATTAAGGGTGAAAACTTGCGGTTCATTAGAACGGGTATTTGCCATTATTCTCAATCATATAATTTGCCACATCACGTTTTGCAGTTAATAATCCAGCGGCTTCGTATTTTGTAAATCTTCTGATTCCACTCAGTATAGCCGTTAGATTATCTCCTTCTTCCACAAAGAATGCACCCTTATTGGCAGCCTTTTTTATGTTTTCGTTCTGCTCAAATGTGAATGTCTTAACAAGACCCTCAATGAGCTTTTTCTTTGCATCACTCAATGAATCATAGATTTTATCAGCCCTTAAAACAGCACTTTCTATTGCAAAGATACCCATAGCTATATCTGCAAGAGCAAAGAGTATTTCCTGTTCGTATTTAATTTTATCCATATACTTCTGGGTTGCAGCGCCTGCCAAGATCAAGAACATGGTTTTAAGATTCTTGATGAGCATCTTTTCCCTTGCAAATCTAATCGATTCATCAACCTCTTCAAAGCTTGGTGTCATGAGGGCATCTAAGGCTTCTTTTGCCTTTGCTACAAGTGGTAATTCACCTTTCATGGCTTTTTTAAGCAACATACCAGGTATTAGGTATCTGTTTATTTCATTTGTTCCCTCAAAAATTCTGTTTATCCTTGAGTCTCTGTAGTATCTTTCGGCCGGATAGTCTGTAACAAATCCATATCCACCATAGATCTGAACAACCTCATCAACAACCTTATCCAATGCCTCAGAACAAAAGACCTTTGTAATTGAACACTCTGTTGCGTAATCTTCTAATGCCTTGTGGTAGTATTTGTAATATTCAGGATTGCTTTTGTCTACCTCAATTTCGGCAACCCTCTGATCGTACAATCCTGCAAGTCTGTATGCTAAAGATTCAGCACCATAGATCAAGGAAGTCATATCTGCAATCTTTTCCTTGATTGCTCCAAAGCTGGATATAGGCATTTTAAACTGTTTTCTTTCATTTGCGTATGCTACAGCATCCTCTAAAGCTGCTTTTGCAGCACCCACAGCTGCAGCACCTAAAATAAACCTTCCCTCATCAAGCACCTGGAATGCAATCTTATGACCTTCACCGATCTTACCCAATACATTCTCTACAGGCACTTTAACATTATCGAACATGATTTGGGCTGTAGAGGAGCCCCTGATGCCCAATTTGTCTTCTTCTCTACCTATGCTTACACCATCAAAACTTCTCTCAACCAGTAGCGCAATATATTCACCTTCAGGTGTTTTTGCAAAAACGGTGTAAAGATCTGCTATACTCCCGTTTGTAATAAACTGTTTTGTTCCGTTAAGAATGTAGTATTTGCCATCTTCGGAGAGTTTTGCTGTAGCTCTTAAACCCAATGCGTCTGTTCCAGCATCTGGCTCGGTTAAGCAATAAGCAGCAATCCATTCACCTGTTACTAATTTTTCTAAATATTTATCCTTTTGCTCTTTTGTGCCGTAATAGATTAAAGGCAAAGAACCTATACCTGTGTGTGCTGCATAAGCAACGGAGAATGAGCCAGCAGGTGCAACTTTTTCTACTACACATGCTCCTGTTGTTAGACCAAGATCCATTCCGCCGTATTCCTCCGGTGCGTATATAGCAAACAGACCTAATTCTCCAGCCTTTTTCATTTTTTCAACAAGCAGGGTAAAGTCGTGGTTGGAGTTGTCCATATCGGGGACAAAAGGCAAGACCTCATTTTTTATGAATTGCTCCGTTGTTTCCATCATCTGTTTTTGTTCTGGGGATAAATTCTCGGGTGTAAATACATCATCTTTTGAAATTTCTTTAATTAGATATTCACCACCCTTTAAAACTTCAGACATTGTTCTAAACCTCCTTTTTATACTAATTCAAATAATCCGGCAGCACCCATTCCACCGCCGATACACATTGTTTCCAGTCCATATTTAACATTTCTTCTTCTCATTTCATTAATGAGGGTTGCAGCAAGTTTAGCACCCGTTGCTCCAAGTGGATGACCTAAAGCTATTGCTCCACCGTTTACATTTATTGTATCCATTATATCATTCCAGCCAAGGGCTCTAATGCAGGCAAGTGATTGAGCCGCGAATGCCTCATTGAGTTCTATTAGGCCAATATCGTCCATTGTTATACCTTCAAGTTTTTTGACTATATTTAGCAATTTAGGAACAGCTGCTATTGGTCCTTCTCCCATCATGTGTGGCTCTACGCCTGCCACGGCGTAGGCAACAAACCGAGCCATTGGATCCTTCTGAATCTTTTTTAGATAATCTTCACTTACCACAAGAACGGCAGCAGCAGCATCTGTCATCTGAGAGGAGTTTCCAGCTGTTACAGTGCCATCCTTTTTGAATGCTGGTTTGAGTTTTGAAAGTGTTTCAATGGTTGTTTCGGGTCTTGGACCATCATCAATATCAACGATTTTTTTGACTTTTTTGACTTTATTACCTTCAAGAATCGTTTGTTCTACCTCAACAGGTATAATTTCGTCCTTAAATTTGCCTTCGTTAATGGCTTTTACAGCTTTCATATGGGAGTTATAAGCAAATTCGTCCTGGTCTTCTCTTGAAATATTGTGTTTCTGTGCAACAAATTCTGCTGTTAAACCCATTGGTGTGTAGGTCTCTGGCCAGGTAGCTATGAGTTCAGGGTTTGCAGAGTATTTAATGCCGCCCATTGGAACCATGGTCATGGACTCGGTTCCACCTGCTATAACACAATCAACAAAGCCAGCCATTATTTTTTCTGCTGCGATTGCTATGGTTTGAAGACCTGAGGAGCAAAATCTGTTTACCGTCATGGCAGGAACCTGATACGGCAATCCTGCCTTATGAGAGGCAATTCTTGCTACATTCATTCCCTGTTCAGCCTCTGGAAATGCACACCCCAATATTACATCGTCAATTGTCATTGGGTCTATACCGGTTTTTTCAATTAATCCCTTTATCGCAATAGCTGCTAAATCATCGGGTCTTAAGTCCTTAAATTGACCCTTGCCAAATCTACCCTTCCTTGATGTTCTACATCCCGGTGTTCTGTAGGCTGCTAAAATGTATGCGTTTCTACTCATCTTTAAACCTCCTATTAGTTTCTTAATGGTTTGCCTGTTTTAAGCATATGTTGAATTCTTTCGATAGTTTTCTTTTCTCCACACAACGACAGGAAAGCCTCTCTTTCTAAATCAAGCAGATATTCTTCTGTAATCATCGTTGCAGGTGCAACATCACCACCGCACATTACATAGGCAATTTTTTCGCCCACTTTCATATCGTATTCGCTGATGTAGTTTCCTTTATACATTGTCCAAAGCATATTTTTAATTGTAGCAAAAGCATCTCTTCCTGGTGCCGGCAGGTTGGTAGCTGGCTTTTTAGGTCTATAATTCCTTGCAAGGGCTAAAGCAACCTGTTTTGCATCGTATATGAGGTTGTCGATATCCATTGTAACTGAATCACTGTCATCCATGTATCCAAGCTCAAAAGCCTCTCTTGCAGATGTAGAAACCTTTGCCATGGCTATATTTTCGAAGTATTTGGCAAGGAATGGTATAAAATCAGGAGCCTTGAATCTTTTTACTAATTCCATTACTCTCAGAGCCATCTCTTTTGTACCACCACCAGCAGGTATTAATCCAACGCCTACCTCTACAAGACCCATGTATGTTTCAGCATGTGCAACAATGGCATCACAGTGCAAGCATGTTTCACATCCGCCACCCAAAGTCATCTGGAAGGGCGCCGCAACAACAGGCACTCTTGCATATTTGAATCCCATTGTCATATTCTGGAACTGCTTTACAGCCATATTAATTTCATCAAACGCACCTTCGGCAATAGATGTGGCTATCAGGAAAAGGTTTGCTCCAACAGAGAATGTTCTTCCCTGATTAGAAATAACTAAAGCAACTCCTTCCTCTTCTGCTCTTTTAATAGCTTTTTTAGCCATAGAGACAATCTCTGCACCGATAGCGTTCATCTTTGTATGGAATTCAAGGTTAAATACACCATCGCCCAAATCTATAATAGATGCACCACTGTTTTGCTCAACAAGATTGCCTGTTTTTTTGAGAATATCTAAGTTAATGTATGTTTCTTTTCTTGGAACTTCTTTGTATTCTCCGCTTAGAATATCAAAGTAGAGTTCCTTTGCACCATCAAGTTTATAGAATACTTCTATATTCTCTAATTTTTCAGGCAGAGCTACTCCATCCTCTTTTGCTTTCTTTACAAACTGATTTACACCAATAGCATCGAATAACTCAAACGGTCCCATCTGCCAGTTATATCCCCACTTCATTGCGTTATCTACATTGACAACATCGTCTGCAATTTCGGGAATTCTTTTAAAGGAATAAATCAGAATATCTCTAAGCAGTCTCCATGCGAACTGAGCAGCTTTATCTTTACCATTAATGAGGATATTTATCTTTTCTTTAAGCGATTTTCCCTGCGAGGCTGCTTGAGTGGATGGAAATGAAGGTTTTGTAGCAGGTTTATATTCGCCTGTTTTTATATCATAGTAATATACAACTTTTTTGCCCTCTACTTTTTCCTTCTTATAAAAACCCTGTTTTGTTTTGTTACCTAAGAGACCCTTTTTTACCATATCTTCAAGAAAGGCGGGTACTTTATATATTTCTCTTTCATCATCTATTGAAGGATCCAGAAGTTGGTAGGTGTTGTTTGCCACATGAACCATTGTGTCTATTCCTACAAGATCTGCGAGTCTAAAAATGGCTGTTTTTGGAAGACCGATTAAAGGCCCTGCAATAGAATCGACTTCCTCAACTGTCAAATCCAGATCTTGCATATGCTTCAAAGCTGCAAACATTGCATAGACGCCTATTCTGTTACCTATAAAGTTTGGAGTATCCTTTGCATAAACTATGCCCTTGCCAAGCCTAAACGATATAAAATCAGCCATAAATTTAACTATTTCAGGATCTGTGTATTTGGATGGCACAATCTCCATAAGTCTCATGTATCTCGGTGGATTAAAGAAATGCGTTATCAAGAAGCGCTTTTTTAAATCATCCGGCACAACCTCTGCCATCTCATTAATGGAAAGACCACTTGTATTGGATGAAAGAATTGCTGTATCGGAAATATTAGGGATAATTTTATCTTTGAGAAGAGATTTCTTAATATCCATATTTTCTACAACAACCTCTATAACCCAGTCACAGTCTCTGATCTTTGCCATATCATCTTCGAAGTTACCTATCTCTATGTTGTTTATGTAATCTTTATGATATAGCGCAGCAGGTTTCATCTTCTTGAGGTTTTCTAAGGCTTTAATAACAATTCTGTTTCTTACCTGCTTATCCTCTAAAGTTAATCCCCTGGCTTTTTCCTCTTCTGTTAAATCCTTAGGCACAATGTCTAAAAGCAGCACATCCAAACCAGCATTGGCAAGGTGTGCCGCTATTGTGGAGCCCATAACACCTGCTCCTAAGACGGCTACTTTTCTAATAACCCTCATTTATCCAACCTCCTTCAAAAATTGTTTTCTTCAGGCCACCTGCAGGTAGCCTATTTAAAGTGATAGCTTATCCGTTTTGTTGAGAGCCAATTGAACATTTGTAACATGATCCATCTTCGGCATATAGACACTCAATAATATCCCAGTACTTTTTGTATATAACCCTTCTTTTTAATTTTAGTGTAGATGTAAGCTCGCCACCCTCGATTGAAAAATCATCCTGAAGAATTGCAAATTTCTTGATTGTTTCTACTCGTGCTAAATTTTTATTTACCTTCTCAACTTCGTTTTTTATCAACTGAAGAATTTTTTCGTTTTTTGCCAGGTCTTTGATATCAAAATACTTCAGGTGATGCTCTTTTGCATAATCGATAATCCTCTCCATGTTTAATGTTAAAAGCGCCACAATGTATGGACGTCTGTCACCATACAGACAAGCATTTGAGATGTACTCAGACATCTTAAGCATGTTCTCTATAGGCTGGGGTGCAATGTTTTTGCCGCCAGCGGTGATTATTAATTCTTTCTTTCTATCGGTTATGTAAATAAAACCTTCACTATCAATCTTTCCAATATCACCTGTCTTGAACCATCCATCATCTGAAAATGCCTCTTCTGTAGCCTCAGGCATTTTGTAATAACCTTTGGCTATTTGTGGACCTCTAAATAGTAACTCCCCATCCTCTGCTACCTTTACCTCGGTTTCATCTATTAATGTACCTACAGACCCAAACTTTAATTGTGTGGGGGTATTTACACATAAAACGGGGGAAGTTTCCGTTAAACCATATCCTTCAAATACTCTCAACCCTAAAGCCCAGAAGAAAATATTCAGGTCTTTGTCAAGAGGAGCTCCTCCAGAGACAAATCCTTTGAGTCTTTCTAACCCCATAACTTTTCTTAGTTTTTCAAATACAAGTTTATCTGCAAGGTTATACTTAAATGTAGATGGATTTTTACGCTCTATATATTTATCTTTTATGTATTGAATGCCTGTATTTATTGCCCATTGAATAAGTTTCTTTTTGGAAGGTGGCATTTCATGTATAACATTATTGATTCTTGCATGTATTTTCTCAAGAAGTCTTGGAACGGTTACTATCACTGTCGGTTTAACTTCTTTCATATTATCAGCCAGTGTATCTATACTTTCAGCAAACGCTATTACACCTCCTGTATATATTGGTAGATAGCAGCTATCGGTTTTTCCAAGTACATGGCTGAATGGTAGGAAAGTCAGGAATATTTCATCTTCCCCTAAAAAATCTTTTGCTTTAATAACAGTGTTATGAACATTAGAAATTATATTTTTATGGGTTAGTAATACCCCTTTTGGGTTACCCGTTGTGCCAGATGTATATAGTATCGTATAAATATCATCTGGTTCAATTGTATCCATAAAATCTTCTATCTCTTTCTGATCTTTTTCTGAGAGTTCTTCTGAAATCTCAGAAACCTGGAATAAAGTATAAACAGGCAAAGAACTATTACCTAAGAATCTATCATGAGCAATAACAAACTCTATAGAAGGTATTTTATCTCTGACCTGAAGGAGTTTCATGTATTGAGCCTTGTTGGAGACAAAGATAGCTTTTGCTTCAGAGTGGTTTATTATATAAGCAATCTGTTCAGGAGAATCTGTGTGATATATGGGTATTTCAATTGCACCAATATTCAAAATACCAAAATCAGCCAATACCCACATAGGTCTTGTTTCAGATAGAATTGCAACCTTGTCTTTGGGCTTTATGCCCATCTTTTTCAGACCTCTTGATACCTGAAGGGTTCGGTAATAAACCTGCCTGTAGGAGAGAGATATATATTTGCCCTCCTTTTTGTACATAATGGCCGTTTTGTCAGCATATTTCCTGGCACTTTCCCTCAGCATTTCAGGGATTGACTTAAAT from Hippea jasoniae includes these protein-coding regions:
- a CDS encoding iron-containing alcohol dehydrogenase, which codes for MLFEFFSPVKIIAGDNAIFSLPVQLKALNVINPIIVSDDGVKKSNLLKFVFKALKEGGITNLTVFDDIPPETSTTSIKKAKELFQSKNCDGIIAVGGGSVIDSAKALNMLISSNKNELDDLAGANNLEHDTLPFIVIPTTAGTGSEVTTVAVIFDEKQNRKVALADEKILPDAAIIDPVMTMTMPKKLTASSGIDALSHAIEAYISIATNPISRVFATTSISLILDNLIDSIQKQDKTHRFNMALASTLAGIAFSNAMVGINHSLAHATGSVLHIPHGIAVGVYLVESLRYMENSIKSELEQLSVYTQKGYTNQGFIDMIDSFLEKVSQLSGVSFRLKDYLKDENLIDKIAELAVIDGSSIFSKIEFTRDVAVEIIKNSLKR
- a CDS encoding FAD-dependent oxidoreductase, encoding MDFKLLFSPITVNSTVIPNRIAMPPMHLNYTPNGYITEQFTAFYRERVKGGVGLIVIGGCSINATAGGPMLVGLDDDKYIPGLKNFVETLKQQGPTVLIAQLYHAGRYAHPFLISQQPVAPSPIPSRLTKAQPKQLTIEEIQAIEDDFANAAKRAIEAGFDGVEILASAGYLISQFLSPLTNKRDDMYGGNLQNRMRFGLEVIEKVRNVIGIDKILSIRLGGSDFMENSNDSDTIKEVAKAFSKAGIDLFNVTGGWHETRVPQITSHQPHATFKYLAYGIKKATGKPTIISNRISTPQIAEQLLRYGWGDMVNFARPLIADPYLPLKAREGKTGFIRPCLSCNQMCFDRILQGKPSQCVVNPFAGKEEKLSEDSLKISDKQLNIAVIGGGIAGLTAAVYLAQKNHRVTIYEKGSKIGGKMDIVAAPHAKKDFKKIIEYYKTLLDNLNVSIKLNSKPTIEELKKSGFDYFIVATGSKPFIPDIDGINSVNVKNAEDVLRGEAVIGEKVVIIGGGAVGVDVANYIIDNSTLDGEQAKFLLEWNAEECQKVINLATQPIKKITVIEMLDDIGKDIGKSTRWAELLRLKRAGVEFMVNTTAKSIKENGVVVKTADSRELFIEADAVIIATGYKQENSIAEELKKEFPSKVFVIGDAKKPGKIENAIRDAFEVVLQL
- a CDS encoding MBL fold metallo-hydrolase, yielding MANTRSNEPQVFTLNTPYPVGAVHIYTLHSVGGLVLFDTGPPTPSCFNFLKSHINLKDLKYLLITHCHADHYGAAAFIEEHSKTKIVISKNDILKHTQGEKRIKLTKEIFRSLGFPSKDLTEVESIVKSFLVNFPKNPSPLEDIATEIRTLGIDYIHCGGHSSDDIVYLTNKYAITGDILLKGIFQTPLIDVKMESGARFRSYESYCDTLNKLKKIKKYKILPGHREVSSVEEIVLFYVSKMFSRIISIKQCLNNCTVYETVMKIVKDNNPFKKFIKAGEIAFFKDFLENPELLKKQLIHLGIFDNVKNLYLQALI
- a CDS encoding acyl-CoA dehydrogenase family protein encodes the protein MSEVLKGGEYLIKEISKDDVFTPENLSPEQKQMMETTEQFIKNEVLPFVPDMDNSNHDFTLLVEKMKKAGELGLFAIYAPEEYGGMDLGLTTGACVVEKVAPAGSFSVAYAAHTGIGSLPLIYYGTKEQKDKYLEKLVTGEWIAAYCLTEPDAGTDALGLRATAKLSEDGKYYILNGTKQFITNGSIADLYTVFAKTPEGEYIALLVERSFDGVSIGREEDKLGIRGSSTAQIMFDNVKVPVENVLGKIGEGHKIAFQVLDEGRFILGAAAVGAAKAALEDAVAYANERKQFKMPISSFGAIKEKIADMTSLIYGAESLAYRLAGLYDQRVAEIEVDKSNPEYYKYYHKALEDYATECSITKVFCSEALDKVVDEVVQIYGGYGFVTDYPAERYYRDSRINRIFEGTNEINRYLIPGMLLKKAMKGELPLVAKAKEALDALMTPSFEEVDESIRFAREKMLIKNLKTMFLILAGAATQKYMDKIKYEQEILFALADIAMGIFAIESAVLRADKIYDSLSDAKKKLIEGLVKTFTFEQNENIKKAANKGAFFVEEGDNLTAILSGIRRFTKYEAAGLLTAKRDVANYMIENNGKYPF
- a CDS encoding thiolase family protein, encoding MSRNAYILAAYRTPGCRTSRKGRFGKGQFKDLRPDDLAAIAIKGLIEKTGIDPMTIDDVILGCAFPEAEQGMNVARIASHKAGLPYQVPAMTVNRFCSSGLQTIAIAAEKIMAGFVDCVIAGGTESMTMVPMGGIKYSANPELIATWPETYTPMGLTAEFVAQKHNISREDQDEFAYNSHMKAVKAINEGKFKDEIIPVEVEQTILEGNKVKKVKKIVDIDDGPRPETTIETLSKLKPAFKKDGTVTAGNSSQMTDAAAAVLVVSEDYLKKIQKDPMARFVAYAVAGVEPHMMGEGPIAAVPKLLNIVKKLEGITMDDIGLIELNEAFAAQSLACIRALGWNDIMDTINVNGGAIALGHPLGATGAKLAATLINEMRRRNVKYGLETMCIGGGMGAAGLFELV
- a CDS encoding 3-hydroxyacyl-CoA dehydrogenase/enoyl-CoA hydratase family protein, with product MRVIRKVAVLGAGVMGSTIAAHLANAGLDVLLLDIVPKDLTEEEKARGLTLEDKQVRNRIVIKALENLKKMKPAALYHKDYINNIEIGNFEDDMAKIRDCDWVIEVVVENMDIKKSLLKDKIIPNISDTAILSSNTSGLSINEMAEVVPDDLKKRFLITHFFNPPRYMRLMEIVPSKYTDPEIVKFMADFISFRLGKGIVYAKDTPNFIGNRIGVYAMFAALKHMQDLDLTVEEVDSIAGPLIGLPKTAIFRLADLVGIDTMVHVANNTYQLLDPSIDDEREIYKVPAFLEDMVKKGLLGNKTKQGFYKKEKVEGKKVVYYYDIKTGEYKPATKPSFPSTQAASQGKSLKEKINILINGKDKAAQFAWRLLRDILIYSFKRIPEIADDVVNVDNAMKWGYNWQMGPFELFDAIGVNQFVKKAKEDGVALPEKLENIEVFYKLDGAKELYFDILSGEYKEVPRKETYINLDILKKTGNLVEQNSGASIIDLGDGVFNLEFHTKMNAIGAEIVSMAKKAIKRAEEEGVALVISNQGRTFSVGANLFLIATSIAEGAFDEINMAVKQFQNMTMGFKYARVPVVAAPFQMTLGGGCETCLHCDAIVAHAETYMGLVEVGVGLIPAGGGTKEMALRVMELVKRFKAPDFIPFLAKYFENIAMAKVSTSAREAFELGYMDDSDSVTMDIDNLIYDAKQVALALARNYRPKKPATNLPAPGRDAFATIKNMLWTMYKGNYISEYDMKVGEKIAYVMCGGDVAPATMITEEYLLDLEREAFLSLCGEKKTIERIQHMLKTGKPLRN